One part of the Tautonia rosea genome encodes these proteins:
- a CDS encoding efflux RND transporter periplasmic adaptor subunit, translating to MPGHPTPRGPSGPPEFLLLGLLFALAAGSTGCSESEGGAATVTPTPSPIRATLVEVSEQQWPSEVATQGNLVADETTVVGAKVAGRIDQVHVDLGDFVEAGTVLASLDRRELQEQVRQAEAELIQARAAIGLDLQDSLDEVEPEAFPIVLEQKALWDQARADRDRSAALRNRQVATDTEYETALTAEQVARARYAAAINSVRELIATARVRTAQLELARQALEEAEIRAPFDARIQDRHVSPGMYVQVGAPVATLIRDDPLRYRGTVPELFASSLAIGQLVRLRVETGPELPEVTISRISPSIDPLSRSVLFEASVPNPDHAIQAGQFSQGEVVLDQSRRIIALPKSAVVEFAGTRKVWKVVDGSAVEQPVELGGHRDDLIEILDGLEPGEQVLLDGSLGRPAPVEIPMEIAALHNDGGSGEHPSKFPRP from the coding sequence ATGCCCGGCCACCCGACTCCCCGAGGTCCTTCCGGCCCCCCCGAGTTCCTGCTCCTCGGGCTGCTCTTTGCCCTGGCGGCCGGCTCGACCGGTTGCTCCGAGTCCGAGGGGGGCGCTGCCACCGTGACGCCCACCCCCTCGCCGATCCGGGCCACTTTGGTTGAGGTCTCCGAGCAGCAGTGGCCCAGCGAAGTGGCCACGCAGGGGAACCTCGTGGCCGACGAGACGACTGTCGTCGGCGCGAAGGTCGCCGGCCGGATCGACCAGGTCCACGTCGACCTCGGCGACTTCGTCGAGGCCGGCACCGTGCTCGCCTCGCTCGACCGTCGGGAGCTTCAGGAGCAGGTCCGGCAGGCTGAGGCCGAGCTGATCCAGGCGAGGGCGGCCATCGGCCTGGACCTCCAAGACTCGCTCGACGAGGTCGAGCCCGAAGCCTTCCCGATCGTCCTCGAGCAGAAAGCCCTCTGGGACCAGGCCCGGGCCGACCGGGACCGCTCCGCCGCCCTCCGCAACCGCCAGGTCGCCACCGACACCGAGTACGAGACCGCCCTGACCGCTGAGCAGGTGGCCCGGGCCCGGTATGCCGCGGCCATCAATTCCGTCCGGGAGCTGATCGCCACCGCCAGGGTTCGCACCGCCCAGCTCGAGCTGGCCCGGCAGGCCCTGGAGGAGGCCGAGATCCGCGCCCCCTTCGACGCCCGGATCCAGGACCGCCACGTCTCCCCCGGCATGTACGTCCAGGTCGGCGCCCCCGTCGCCACCCTGATCCGGGACGACCCGCTCCGCTATCGGGGGACGGTCCCCGAGCTGTTCGCCTCCAGCCTGGCGATCGGCCAGCTCGTCCGGCTCCGGGTGGAGACCGGTCCCGAGCTTCCCGAGGTGACGATCAGCCGGATCAGCCCCTCGATCGACCCCTTGAGCCGCTCCGTCCTTTTCGAGGCGAGCGTCCCCAACCCCGACCACGCCATCCAGGCTGGCCAGTTCTCCCAGGGGGAGGTAGTCCTCGACCAGTCCCGCCGGATTATCGCCTTGCCGAAATCGGCCGTCGTCGAGTTCGCCGGCACTCGAAAGGTCTGGAAGGTGGTCGACGGCAGCGCCGTCGAGCAGCCGGTCGAGCTGGGGGGCCATCGAGACGATCTCATTGAGATCCTCGACGGCCTCGAGCCCGGCGAGCAAGTCCTCCTCGACGGCTCCCTCGGCCGCCCCGCCCCGGTCGAGATTCCGATGGAGATCGCCGCCCTCCACAATGATGGCGGCAGCGGCGAACACCCCAGCAAGTTCCCTCGCCCCTGA
- a CDS encoding BRCT domain-containing protein gives MAIRRTIDDVRRAWEARDPILVDLIVALASEPDPEPEAPLREGAPTFDRVLADTQTKAFRKKSLDQQRIERIERFAAVEAPDAEVPLPDRLRLHEVILGLWTDGSPFARSCLLRVIDLVPLTYGPWRALKRIFKEAETQHDLEVFAALAARFDVAYATRDHTISRRTMAYLVRRAWRSLRRIGQAMPVAYPDAASAVLARYPESWSTWRARTEGAWVFNHIFYHTSKTRAGSKPYNRSRFAFGATHNDPLTTRAFPDLWRRSPRPLFGLLERARCNIVRGYAAEALKKDFRAALREVEPAWVIRLISSSSEAVHDFVVWILGNVPKFEQGSFRELGLHDPVLRLFDSPSDEARSFAASYARTHARDLPVATLIRLADNRSEAVRKLAADLLGERDPRRDIGLDAWGRLLETDHGHSYAAEVIRKHFGTKELTPDWFANRLFSPSDEAFEFVSELLPKIHPPKTLGDGYFRDLIDRDDRTAEEPAGDVLGFAMDHLARFDPNTFDPEFLSLLLLRPGTSWETADWIDEGRLKAASIPLDLLKALAFHPDWDKHPTVRKARTLGKRWGSELAFDEDLADRVLAWLRDVRRFLPADLGFDWLMTLVRRAEPRYHDFAVEVMIKGFVPADFAPSDSPPESEKQPASEQEISVDFGGASFLFTGKLATMQRKEAEGKVRNAGGSVGSGVTAKLHYLVIGDEGSPLYGNGKKGSKQVKAEQLNAEGANIRIISETAFLQMLTGRTREVSADATLLGCERLWQLAVGAGPEDARLGQFARKYLRRHHPEMALDETDRPVDPGAEIPPEFLSFDRVRPLFFESREPLRSFALAIARYEFARWSPPGADLVRLAEAPFIDVRRFVAEALLAEAAPEHRRYRIDPDSLSPAAVYRFCESSDDATRALGLKLIARSPRLRLPQELYRLTESPDRAVRAFVLRALWSLYRDRHITDGWAPFVAPRPTIGPVARKKAAEAATARGSGPPARPEQPPAPAIRMSDLLRRMLFELPPGRLRRRSVSTDGTRDGQGEGFDRLRPLSNRLAKLAIVETVRDLAIEDEAFARAALPPLIEFMASIGKSEHAACLIAVTRIRHAHPGLAVVGGVSASLGKEATS, from the coding sequence GTGGCGATTCGACGCACGATCGACGACGTCCGTCGCGCCTGGGAGGCTCGCGACCCGATCCTCGTGGATCTGATCGTCGCCCTCGCCTCAGAGCCTGACCCCGAGCCCGAGGCACCTCTGCGAGAGGGGGCGCCGACGTTCGATCGCGTCCTCGCCGACACGCAAACCAAGGCGTTTCGCAAGAAATCGCTGGATCAACAACGCATCGAACGAATCGAACGGTTCGCGGCGGTCGAAGCCCCCGACGCCGAGGTGCCGTTGCCCGATCGGCTCCGCCTGCACGAGGTGATCCTCGGGCTCTGGACCGACGGCTCGCCATTCGCCCGATCCTGCCTGCTCCGCGTCATCGACCTCGTACCGCTAACCTACGGCCCCTGGCGCGCCCTAAAGCGCATCTTCAAGGAGGCCGAGACCCAGCACGACCTGGAAGTCTTCGCCGCACTGGCGGCCCGGTTTGATGTGGCCTATGCCACCCGCGACCACACGATCAGCCGACGGACGATGGCGTACCTCGTGCGACGGGCCTGGCGATCGCTTCGAAGGATCGGGCAGGCCATGCCTGTGGCTTATCCCGATGCCGCGTCAGCGGTCCTGGCCCGTTACCCGGAATCCTGGAGCACCTGGCGGGCTCGTACCGAAGGGGCCTGGGTCTTCAACCATATCTTTTATCATACTTCCAAAACACGAGCCGGTTCAAAGCCGTACAACCGCAGTCGCTTCGCGTTCGGAGCGACCCACAACGACCCGTTGACCACCCGGGCCTTCCCCGATCTCTGGCGTCGCAGCCCTCGTCCGTTGTTTGGCCTGCTGGAGCGAGCCCGCTGCAACATCGTCCGAGGATATGCCGCTGAGGCCTTGAAGAAAGACTTCCGAGCTGCCCTGCGCGAGGTCGAACCCGCCTGGGTCATCCGTCTGATCTCCTCATCAAGCGAGGCGGTGCATGATTTTGTCGTCTGGATTCTCGGCAACGTGCCGAAGTTCGAGCAGGGAAGTTTTCGCGAGTTGGGCTTGCACGACCCCGTGCTTCGCCTGTTCGACTCACCAAGTGACGAGGCGCGATCTTTCGCCGCCTCTTACGCTCGGACCCACGCCCGAGACCTTCCCGTCGCCACCTTGATCCGCCTGGCCGACAACCGCAGCGAGGCCGTCCGGAAGCTCGCCGCCGACCTACTCGGCGAACGCGATCCCAGACGCGACATCGGCCTCGACGCCTGGGGACGCCTGCTCGAAACCGATCACGGCCACTCCTACGCCGCCGAGGTCATCCGCAAGCATTTTGGAACGAAGGAGTTGACGCCCGATTGGTTCGCCAACCGCCTCTTCTCGCCGAGCGACGAGGCGTTCGAATTCGTCTCGGAACTCCTCCCCAAGATCCACCCGCCCAAAACGCTGGGAGACGGCTACTTCCGCGATCTTATCGACCGCGACGACCGGACCGCCGAGGAACCCGCCGGCGACGTGCTCGGCTTCGCGATGGACCACCTCGCCCGCTTCGATCCCAACACCTTCGACCCCGAATTCCTCTCCCTCTTGCTCCTGCGACCCGGGACATCCTGGGAGACCGCCGACTGGATCGACGAAGGCCGGCTCAAGGCCGCCTCGATCCCCCTCGACCTGCTCAAGGCGCTGGCCTTCCACCCTGACTGGGACAAACACCCCACCGTCCGCAAGGCTCGCACCCTGGGCAAACGCTGGGGAAGTGAGCTGGCGTTTGACGAAGATCTGGCCGATCGGGTTTTGGCGTGGCTCCGAGACGTCCGACGCTTCCTTCCAGCCGATCTCGGCTTCGACTGGCTCATGACCCTCGTCCGACGGGCCGAGCCGCGCTATCACGACTTCGCCGTCGAGGTCATGATCAAGGGGTTTGTCCCGGCCGATTTCGCCCCCTCCGATTCACCTCCCGAATCCGAAAAACAGCCTGCGTCCGAGCAAGAGATCTCCGTCGATTTCGGCGGGGCCTCGTTCCTCTTCACCGGCAAGCTCGCGACCATGCAGCGCAAGGAGGCCGAAGGGAAGGTCCGCAACGCCGGCGGGTCGGTCGGCTCGGGAGTGACGGCCAAGCTCCATTATCTCGTGATCGGGGATGAGGGCTCTCCCCTCTACGGCAATGGCAAGAAAGGCTCGAAGCAGGTCAAGGCCGAGCAACTGAACGCCGAAGGGGCGAACATCCGAATCATCTCCGAAACTGCCTTCCTTCAAATGCTCACCGGCCGCACCCGTGAAGTCTCGGCCGACGCCACCTTGCTCGGTTGCGAACGGCTCTGGCAACTGGCCGTCGGCGCCGGTCCCGAGGATGCCCGTCTTGGTCAGTTCGCTCGCAAATACCTTCGGCGTCATCATCCCGAGATGGCCCTCGATGAGACGGATCGGCCCGTCGATCCCGGCGCTGAGATCCCTCCTGAGTTCCTGAGCTTCGATCGCGTCCGCCCCTTGTTCTTCGAGTCCAGAGAGCCGCTCCGATCGTTCGCTCTGGCGATCGCCCGCTACGAGTTCGCTCGCTGGTCCCCCCCCGGGGCCGATCTGGTCCGTCTGGCCGAGGCCCCCTTCATCGACGTTCGCCGCTTCGTGGCCGAGGCCCTGCTGGCCGAGGCCGCTCCCGAGCATCGCCGCTACCGGATCGACCCCGACTCCCTTAGCCCGGCCGCCGTGTATCGCTTCTGCGAGTCGAGCGATGACGCCACCCGAGCCCTCGGTCTGAAGCTGATCGCCCGGTCCCCCCGGCTCCGGCTCCCTCAGGAACTGTATCGCCTGACCGAAAGCCCCGACCGCGCTGTGCGGGCCTTTGTCTTGCGTGCCCTCTGGTCGCTCTACCGCGATCGCCATATCACCGACGGCTGGGCACCCTTCGTGGCTCCCAGGCCGACCATCGGCCCCGTCGCCCGAAAAAAAGCGGCCGAGGCGGCCACCGCCCGCGGATCTGGTCCCCCCGCTCGTCCCGAGCAACCCCCCGCACCCGCGATACGCATGAGCGACCTCCTGCGCCGGATGCTCTTCGAGTTGCCCCCCGGTCGCCTCAGGCGCCGATCCGTCTCGACCGATGGCACTCGTGATGGACAAGGCGAGGGCTTCGACCGTCTCCGACCACTCTCAAACCGTCTGGCAAAGCTGGCCATTGTGGAAACCGTGCGCGATCTGGCGATCGAGGACGAAGCATTCGCCCGGGCCGCCTTGCCCCCCTTGATCGAGTTCATGGCGTCAATTGGCAAGAGCGAACATGCCGCGTGCCTGATCGCCGTCACCCGGATTCGCCACGCCCACCCCGGCCTTGCCGTCGTCGGAGGCGTCTCGGCGAGCCTCGGGAAGGAGGCCACCTCGTGA
- a CDS encoding amidohydrolase family protein, producing MTNRRRFLGSAAFLAACGARLGGRAEASGDEGPVARPSEGDVPIVDTHVHLWDLGRFRLPWLEGGGPLARNYLPDDYREAAEGLNVVKGVYMEVDVDPAQHVAEAEYVVDLCRGGGEPLVGAVIGGRPASDAFEAYLDHFRDSPEVKGVRQVLHGGGTPPGTCLEPEFIRGIRLLGDRGLSFDLCMRSGELRDGAQLVDACQDTFFILDHCGNPNVQAADHSAWRDDLAKLAERENVVCKVSGIVASANPETWTPDDLAPIITHVLDCFGPDRVVFGGDWPVCTRAASLRQWTEALKVVVADRSLTDRKKLFHDNAIRVYRLVG from the coding sequence ATGACAAACCGACGACGATTCCTGGGAAGTGCGGCGTTTCTGGCCGCCTGCGGCGCACGGCTGGGAGGACGGGCCGAGGCCTCGGGTGACGAGGGCCCGGTGGCTCGCCCGAGCGAGGGGGACGTGCCGATTGTCGATACGCATGTGCATCTCTGGGATCTCGGCCGCTTTCGGTTGCCCTGGCTAGAGGGAGGCGGTCCCCTGGCCCGGAATTACCTGCCCGACGATTACCGGGAGGCCGCCGAAGGGTTGAACGTGGTCAAAGGGGTCTACATGGAGGTAGACGTCGACCCGGCGCAGCATGTGGCCGAGGCCGAGTACGTGGTCGATCTCTGCCGAGGAGGGGGCGAGCCGCTCGTCGGTGCCGTCATTGGCGGAAGGCCGGCGTCCGACGCGTTCGAAGCCTATCTCGATCACTTCAGGGACAGCCCGGAGGTCAAAGGGGTCCGTCAGGTGCTTCATGGTGGGGGCACGCCGCCGGGAACGTGCCTGGAGCCGGAGTTCATCCGAGGCATCCGGCTGCTCGGGGATCGGGGCTTGAGCTTCGACCTCTGTATGCGATCCGGAGAGCTGCGCGATGGAGCCCAGCTCGTGGATGCCTGTCAGGACACGTTCTTTATTCTCGACCACTGCGGGAATCCGAACGTCCAGGCGGCCGACCATTCCGCCTGGCGAGACGATCTGGCGAAGCTGGCCGAGCGAGAGAACGTGGTCTGCAAGGTTTCGGGGATTGTCGCCTCGGCCAACCCGGAGACCTGGACTCCGGATGACCTGGCTCCGATCATCACCCACGTCCTCGATTGCTTCGGCCCCGATCGCGTGGTTTTCGGAGGAGACTGGCCCGTCTGCACCCGAGCCGCCAGCCTTCGCCAGTGGACCGAGGCCCTGAAGGTCGTGGTCGCCGATCGCAGCCTGACCGATCGCAAGAAGTTGTTCCACGACAACGCGATAAGGGTCTATCGTCTGGTTGGTTGA
- a CDS encoding alkyl hydroperoxide reductase — MIRPEDKGPRSGAAWMKGWLLAAAAYNLVFGAWAVLFPSALFTWAGMEAPNYPELWQCIGMIVGVYGIGYAIAAFDPYRHWPIVLVGFLGKVFGPIGFAQALWQGSLPLKFGAILLSNDLVWWIPFALILWGAYQDGMRGRRGLARSEVVEAT, encoded by the coding sequence ATGATCAGACCAGAGGACAAGGGACCGCGGTCCGGAGCCGCCTGGATGAAGGGGTGGCTGCTGGCCGCGGCAGCGTACAACCTGGTGTTCGGAGCTTGGGCGGTGCTCTTTCCGAGTGCCCTGTTTACCTGGGCCGGGATGGAGGCGCCGAATTATCCGGAACTGTGGCAGTGCATCGGGATGATCGTGGGGGTTTACGGCATTGGCTATGCCATTGCGGCGTTTGATCCGTATCGGCACTGGCCGATCGTGCTGGTGGGTTTCCTGGGCAAGGTGTTTGGGCCGATCGGGTTTGCTCAGGCGTTATGGCAGGGATCGCTCCCTTTGAAGTTTGGGGCGATCTTGCTCTCGAACGACCTGGTGTGGTGGATTCCCTTCGCATTGATTTTGTGGGGAGCATATCAGGACGGGATGCGAGGTCGGCGAGGGTTGGCCCGTTCGGAAGTGGTCGAGGCGACCTGA
- a CDS encoding DoxX family protein, giving the protein MSGILAVAGVVHLIAPNVFKPAMPPYLPWHLTIIYVTGVLELAAAVGLWVPRLRKLTAWCLVAYFVAILPAHVHVAWNGIEMFGIRDPALLWGRLVFQAVFVAAAYRLTWEEQQR; this is encoded by the coding sequence ATGAGCGGCATTCTGGCGGTGGCCGGGGTGGTGCATCTGATTGCTCCGAACGTCTTCAAGCCGGCGATGCCGCCGTATTTGCCTTGGCATCTGACGATCATTTATGTGACGGGGGTGCTGGAACTGGCGGCGGCGGTGGGGCTGTGGGTGCCTCGGCTCCGGAAGCTCACGGCGTGGTGCCTGGTGGCCTATTTCGTGGCGATTCTGCCGGCCCACGTGCATGTGGCCTGGAACGGGATCGAGATGTTTGGCATTCGAGACCCTGCCCTGCTGTGGGGGCGTTTGGTGTTTCAGGCGGTCTTCGTAGCCGCGGCCTATCGACTGACCTGGGAGGAGCAGCAGCGATGA
- a CDS encoding efflux RND transporter permease subunit → MYWLSELCVKRPVFAMMLITAFVVAGIAAFPQLGVDRFPNMDLPTVYVRTSYPGAASTEVESEVSQVIEDAVATVAGIDELRSISRDGQSFVIVTFDLNRNSDAGAQDIRDAVAGVLNLLPPGIDPPVVQKRDLDSSPILSLAVSGPRSAKELYLLADRSVKNVIESAPGVGEVTISGAEERAIRVEIDAPRLASHQLSILQVRDAIARQNAEVPGGLVDEGPRERALRTLGRVGTSEEFPELVVSTVNGRPIRLQDLGTVTDGTKEVRTAARLNGAPAVIIQVQRQSGENTVRVVEGVKARLDRARAMLPPDVTLELIQDQSRYIVAALHEIESHLVVGSILACLTVLAFMRSWRSTIIASVAIPASIVATFAFMKMFGFTLNNMTMLALVLMVGVVIDDAIVVLENVFHCIEERGMDPYEAAIRGTREIGPAVLATTLSLIIVFLPVSFLSSVTGRMLYEFGITASVAILVSMLVSFSLTPMMCSKLLRPGMPDPENPGSRRGFYGVIERTYLGLLGLAMRFRWLVLLVSVLVIASNITLYNHVKRDYIPTNVDESEFEIRVETGEGASLVSTDEAMRVAEDFLLDEPGVTTVLTTIGGWGSVNRGEMFVRLQDIETRTFSLGRLFRGLLNGDPGEAFRGNFSQQEKMVAVRERLKVVPGVRVSVRNLTSLRQGAPVDIDFSITGPDLLQLAAFADALKARAEEIPGIVDLTTTLQLDKPELLVDIKRERAAVLGVDVREIADTLRVAVGGDDRVSRYRDETVDDAYDVELRLVGVDRSDVQSISQLFVRANPSIDRRGVASAAREAPTEPVLTRIDNVVSFRIGNAAARIDRLDRQRMVAVRANIAPGYSLGGRIEALQAAAVEMGIPPEMETRVLGGGRELERTFDDFRWTFVLSFVFMYIVLAAQYEHLIHPFTILLSLPLAIPFGLLSLAWGGETLNVYSALGILVLFGVVKKAAILQVDHMNVLRAQGLDRYDAIIRANRDRLRPILMTTVAFVAGLLPLLIATGPGAEERRSIAVLTVGGQMMSLLLTLLAVPVIYSYLDDLSGLFRRRPAPARSEEPSLEADRSEPVLSS, encoded by the coding sequence ATGTACTGGCTCTCCGAGCTCTGCGTCAAGCGGCCCGTGTTCGCAATGATGCTCATCACGGCATTCGTCGTGGCCGGCATCGCCGCCTTCCCCCAGCTGGGGGTCGACCGCTTCCCGAACATGGACCTACCGACGGTCTACGTGCGGACAAGCTACCCGGGCGCCGCCTCGACCGAGGTCGAATCGGAGGTCTCCCAGGTCATCGAAGACGCCGTCGCCACCGTCGCCGGCATCGACGAGCTCCGGTCGATCTCTCGGGACGGCCAGTCCTTCGTGATCGTCACCTTCGACCTCAACCGGAACTCCGACGCCGGCGCCCAGGACATCCGGGACGCCGTGGCCGGCGTGCTCAACCTGCTCCCCCCCGGGATCGACCCGCCCGTCGTCCAGAAGCGCGACCTCGATTCCTCGCCGATTCTCTCCCTGGCCGTCTCCGGCCCCCGATCCGCGAAGGAGCTGTACCTGCTGGCCGACCGCTCCGTGAAGAACGTTATCGAGTCGGCGCCGGGCGTCGGCGAGGTGACAATCTCCGGCGCCGAGGAGCGGGCCATCCGGGTCGAGATCGATGCCCCCCGGCTCGCCTCGCACCAGCTCTCAATCCTCCAGGTCCGGGACGCCATCGCGAGGCAGAACGCCGAGGTCCCCGGCGGCCTGGTGGACGAGGGCCCCCGCGAGCGGGCCCTGCGGACCCTCGGCCGCGTCGGCACCTCCGAGGAGTTCCCCGAGCTCGTCGTCTCGACCGTCAACGGCCGGCCGATCCGCCTTCAGGACCTGGGGACCGTGACCGACGGCACCAAGGAGGTCCGCACGGCCGCCCGGCTCAACGGCGCCCCCGCGGTGATCATCCAGGTCCAGCGGCAGTCCGGGGAGAACACCGTCCGGGTGGTCGAGGGGGTCAAGGCCCGGCTGGACCGAGCCCGGGCGATGCTCCCCCCGGACGTGACGCTTGAGCTGATCCAGGACCAGTCCCGATACATCGTCGCCGCCCTGCACGAGATCGAGTCCCACCTGGTCGTGGGCAGCATCCTCGCCTGCCTGACGGTGCTGGCGTTCATGAGGTCCTGGCGGTCGACCATCATCGCTTCGGTGGCAATCCCGGCCTCCATCGTGGCCACGTTCGCCTTCATGAAGATGTTTGGGTTCACCCTGAACAACATGACCATGCTGGCACTCGTGCTGATGGTTGGCGTGGTGATCGACGACGCCATCGTGGTGCTGGAGAACGTCTTCCACTGCATCGAGGAGCGCGGGATGGACCCCTATGAGGCGGCCATCCGGGGGACCCGGGAGATCGGCCCGGCGGTGCTGGCGACGACTCTCTCGCTGATCATCGTCTTCCTTCCCGTCTCGTTCCTCTCCAGCGTGACCGGGCGGATGCTCTACGAGTTCGGCATCACCGCGTCGGTGGCCATTCTCGTCTCGATGCTCGTGAGCTTTAGCCTGACCCCCATGATGTGCAGCAAGCTGCTGAGGCCCGGCATGCCGGACCCCGAGAACCCTGGCTCCCGTCGCGGGTTCTACGGCGTCATCGAGCGGACCTACCTCGGGCTGCTCGGGCTGGCGATGCGTTTTCGCTGGCTGGTCCTGCTCGTCTCGGTCCTGGTGATCGCGTCAAACATCACGCTGTACAATCACGTCAAACGAGACTACATCCCCACGAACGTGGACGAGTCGGAGTTCGAAATCCGGGTCGAGACCGGGGAGGGGGCCAGCCTGGTCTCCACCGACGAGGCGATGCGGGTAGCCGAGGACTTCCTCCTCGACGAGCCGGGCGTGACGACCGTGCTGACCACCATCGGCGGGTGGGGATCGGTCAACCGAGGCGAGATGTTCGTGAGGCTCCAGGACATCGAGACGAGGACCTTCTCCCTCGGACGACTCTTCCGGGGGCTGCTCAACGGGGATCCCGGGGAGGCATTCCGGGGGAACTTCAGCCAGCAGGAGAAGATGGTCGCCGTCCGCGAGCGCTTGAAGGTTGTTCCCGGGGTGCGCGTCTCGGTGCGGAACCTGACCTCGTTGCGCCAGGGGGCTCCGGTCGACATCGACTTCTCGATCACCGGCCCCGACCTGCTCCAGTTGGCCGCATTCGCCGACGCCCTGAAGGCACGAGCCGAGGAGATCCCGGGCATTGTCGACCTGACGACTACCCTGCAACTCGACAAGCCGGAGCTGCTGGTCGACATCAAGCGGGAGCGGGCTGCCGTGCTCGGCGTCGACGTGAGGGAGATCGCCGACACGCTCCGCGTGGCCGTCGGCGGCGACGACCGCGTCTCCCGGTACCGCGACGAGACGGTCGACGACGCCTACGACGTCGAGCTGAGGCTCGTCGGCGTCGACCGGAGCGACGTCCAGTCCATCTCGCAGCTCTTCGTAAGGGCCAACCCCAGCATCGACCGCCGGGGCGTCGCCTCGGCCGCCCGGGAGGCCCCCACCGAACCGGTCCTGACCCGGATCGACAACGTCGTCTCCTTCCGGATCGGCAACGCTGCCGCCCGGATCGACCGCCTCGACCGCCAGCGGATGGTCGCCGTCCGGGCCAACATCGCGCCCGGCTACTCGCTCGGCGGCCGGATCGAGGCCCTTCAGGCCGCCGCCGTCGAGATGGGCATCCCCCCCGAGATGGAGACCCGAGTCCTCGGCGGCGGTCGGGAATTGGAGCGCACCTTCGACGACTTCCGATGGACCTTCGTCCTCTCATTCGTCTTCATGTATATTGTGCTCGCCGCGCAGTACGAGCACTTGATTCACCCCTTCACCATCCTCCTCTCGCTGCCGCTGGCTATCCCCTTTGGCCTGCTCAGCCTGGCCTGGGGCGGGGAGACGCTGAACGTCTACTCGGCGCTAGGGATCCTCGTCCTCTTCGGTGTGGTGAAGAAGGCGGCAATCCTGCAAGTCGATCACATGAACGTGCTCCGGGCCCAGGGTCTCGATCGGTACGATGCGATTATCCGGGCCAACCGGGACCGCCTGCGGCCGATCCTGATGACCACCGTCGCCTTCGTGGCCGGCCTGCTGCCGCTGCTTATCGCCACGGGGCCGGGGGCCGAGGAACGGCGGTCGATCGCCGTGCTGACCGTTGGCGGCCAGATGATGTCGCTGCTGCTCACGCTGCTGGCCGTCCCGGTCATCTATTCCTACCTGGATGACCTCAGCGGGTTGTTCCGTCGTCGACCGGCCCCGGCCCGGTCCGAGGAGCCGAGCCTCGAGGCGGATCGGTCGGAACCGGTCTTGTCCTCCTAA